The genomic stretch ttttttttgtaattttttgctACCTATTTTTATTCTAAATGTTTATTTTTTGTTCAACTTATATCTATATAATTTAATTCCAAAATTTGAAATAGTAGAGCTCTAATTTCATACAGCTTtgcaaatttcaaataaattatgtATATTACGTTCTATTTTAGATTGATGGAAGTATGGAGCGGTTTTGAAATCTACCAAAAAGATAAATTTTGTCAATATTCTTTTAGGTGTTCATCAAATAATTGTGAAAATATATGATATTTTTTTCGATAAAGTGATTGAAAAGTTTAAATTATCTCAAACTAATTAAAATTTAGGCCAATTCATTTCCATGTCACTTTGAATTTTACTTTTTATAAATTAAAATCAAATTTTCGCTGTATATACATTCCAATTTGACCGATCGGTTTGCTTTGTTGCTTCAGCTTTATCGACTCAGTTGAAAAGTGCACTCCCACTATATGAACCCTGGGTCCGCCACTGTTTATTATAATTACACTATTATTTGATAGTTAGCTCAAATGGTAAGAGTTCTCTTACTCCAACTAAGAGATCGGAGGTTCAATTCTTAAAGTCGACATAGTGCACTCATTTGAAccttaaaaaaaaattactaaaATGTCATACTGCATGATCTAAATCCTCAAATCGCCACTGTAGTTACTCCCCGTATTTTTTGGTACAATTTAGTAATAATATATTTAAACGGAGTTTTATCATATTATTGTAAaaatttatttatgtttttttttacgGAGTTTATTGTCGTAATACGTTTTTTACTCATCAATAAAGTACATTTTGTCTATTATTTTCCATTTGCATACCCCGACCTTACAAAATTGTCTTCCGTCATTTTGTGGATCACCTTGATGTGGAAAAATAACTATGTTCAGGGAGGGAAACCATCACTATCAATCCAATGAGGGTAAAACAAAGTGAGAGCTTCATGAAATTCTAAGTCTTCATTCATACATCAGCTGAAAATTACATGAATATTTTGTACAGTTCCACTATATatgcacaattttttttttttttcaaaaaaaaaaaggaagctaAAAAATATAGCAATTATTATCATATTACAATAACAGTTTGTCTGAAGTAACATAATGAAACTGGTTAACATCAAGAAAATCAGGGATTTCAAACTTGATCATCTCACTACAATAGCTTTCCTTTTCATCTTCAGTCCCACTGGTGTAGGCATACGAAGTAGAATTCGAGCTTGAATTCAATTGAGTAAAGCTCGAAGATGGAGTAGACATAACTGATGGTGTGTAGCTCATGAAGTTTTGGTGTAACATAGATTCATCAGAGATGCAACTTGGGTCCACAAGAGTTTGATGAGAGCCATCATAGCCAAGATTTGAAGGGCCCATATTAACAAAACCATTACTCTGCCATTGCTCGAAGTTTTGAGCATCCAAGTTGGGAATATTTGTTGGGTATTGTTCAAAAGTAGGGTCCATTAATTGAGATTCGTTAAAAGGTGGTTCAACATTTGTATCACTTGTAGTTGTAGTTGTGGCAGTAGTCGTCATTGTAGTGGGAGTCGGGATTGGATTTTGGATTGGGATTTGGATTTGAGTACTCTGTGTCATTGTGTTACTGAAGCCATACTGTATATGAGAATTGTTGGAGAACGGCCCGTTTTCACGAAAATGTTCCATAAGAGAAGAATTCGGGTTTTGTCGTTGTGACGAAAGAAGGGAAGTGGCTAGTTTTAGGAGTTGTGGGTTAACAACAGGTTGTTGCAAGCCAAGCAATCTTGACATGTGCATTTGAGAAGATGTTATTGAATTGTTGAAGTGAGGTGAGTTAGCAAAGATGGAAGAGAGGTCAAGAAGGTCAAGGCGAGGGCTGTGGGTCACGGGATCGATTCCCATCCGAAGCAACCTCTTCCTAATATTTGTGTTCCAATAATTCTTGATTTCGTTGTCTGTTCTTCCTGGTAAGCGAGCAGCAATAGCCGACCATCTAAAACAGTCAAATAAAGAAGCAGGGATTAGTCTTAAAAAACAAGGTATCATTGTGATGATTGTGACTTGTTATCTTTTAGTGCATGAACCCATCTACATCTTTAAAAATGGTCCAAAGAAGGAAAAACTAGAAACTTGTTTGGACAAATCACAAAGCTTATTGTACACTTCTTCCTCAATCTGTATAATAACTAGAAAGTGAAAGAAAACTTACTTATTGCCTAAGATACTGTGTAGCTGAATTATAGACTCCTCTTCTTCAAATGAAAATCTTCCTCTCTTGATGTCTGGCCGTAGATAGTTCGTCCAACGAAGGCGGCAGCTCTTACCACATCTTTGAAGGCCTATATAAcattataataaaataatgattAGGTTCAAAGC from Silene latifolia isolate original U9 population chromosome 2, ASM4854445v1, whole genome shotgun sequence encodes the following:
- the LOC141642663 gene encoding transcription factor MYB102-like isoform X2 — encoded protein: MKRGLQRCGKSCRLRWTNYLRPDIKRGRFSFEEEESIIQLHSILGNKWSAIAARLPGRTDNEIKNYWNTNIRKRLLRMGIDPVTHSPRLDLLDLSSIFANSPHFNNSITSSQMHMSRLLGLQQPVVNPQLLKLATSLLSSQRQNPNSSLMEHFRENGPFSNNSHIQYGFSNTMTQSTQIQIPIQNPIPTPTTMTTTATTTTTSDTNVEPPFNESQLMDPTFEQYPTNIPNLDAQNFEQWQSNGFVNMGPSNLGYDGSHQTLVDPSCISDESMLHQNFMSYTPSVMSTPSSSFTQLNSSSNSTSYAYTSGTEDEKESYCSEMIKFEIPDFLDVNQFHYVTSDKLLL
- the LOC141642663 gene encoding transcription factor MYB102-like isoform X1, which produces MGRAPCCDKNGLKKGPWTPEEDQKLVDYIQNHGYGNWRTLPKNAGLQRCGKSCRLRWTNYLRPDIKRGRFSFEEEESIIQLHSILGNKWSAIAARLPGRTDNEIKNYWNTNIRKRLLRMGIDPVTHSPRLDLLDLSSIFANSPHFNNSITSSQMHMSRLLGLQQPVVNPQLLKLATSLLSSQRQNPNSSLMEHFRENGPFSNNSHIQYGFSNTMTQSTQIQIPIQNPIPTPTTMTTTATTTTTSDTNVEPPFNESQLMDPTFEQYPTNIPNLDAQNFEQWQSNGFVNMGPSNLGYDGSHQTLVDPSCISDESMLHQNFMSYTPSVMSTPSSSFTQLNSSSNSTSYAYTSGTEDEKESYCSEMIKFEIPDFLDVNQFHYVTSDKLLL